In the Candidatus Bathyarchaeia archaeon genome, GGGTAATTCGGATGCCTCCCTCTAAGAATACAAGGGGAATTGTGGGAAACGCCACCAAAACGGGGAGACCAAGCCCTGAGATGTGCTGGGCTGCAACCACCATGGTTTGGGTGACCCAGACTAGAATGATATCCATGCCTGTGAGAAGACCTGCAAAAATGAAGGTGGTTTTCCAGTTGAACAGGCTGCTTAGGTAAATCACGATGAGTATAGCGAAGGTTATGCCGTAAACATCCAGCAAGTAAGGGAACCACAAACTAGTGGAGCTGAAGAAGGCAAAAAGCATCAGAAACAGCACCGGCGGCAGTGCAGCCAGATACCAACGTTGACCTTTACTGGGGGAAATTCGGGAGTATATTAAAGCAAAAAGTGCAGTTGCAGCCAAACAGGTGAACGCGAGGATGCCAAAGAATTTCAGGTCTGCAGGCATCACGCCCAGAAAAGCTGCGACGATTGCTAAAACGCTGGCGACGACAAAGCCTAAACAGTAAAGCGCCGTAAAATGCGGTCTTAAGTCGGAGAAGGCGTAGGTGACCATGAACAAGAGTGAACTGTAGCTGAACAGGAAAAGCGCTAAAATAGCCATGCTAGGTATAAACACCATGATAGAGACGGCAACACCAATCATTATGACAAGCAAAGCAGAGTCACTGTTTTTAAATTCGCGTTCTTCAACGGTGGCTTTCAGCTTCTTTTCTGCTTTGCTTCCAAGGGTCATGGCTACAAATGTTACTATGAACAGTATTGTGGGCATTAAGATATCAAAGTTCATAGAAGTCAAACTCGCCAACAGACATTTAATCCTTACTCAAATCAAAAACACATTGACATGTCAACACGATGCAGAAATGTAAAAAATAAAGACGAAATAGAGGATTAACGAAGTAAGATGTTAGCTAATTAGCTTAATATCTCCGTGGTGGTCTTCGTTTAGCGTAGCACTCACGACAGTAAACTGGCCTACTACCATCAGGCTTAAAAGGAACCTCACATTCCTTCCCACAGTCAGAACAAGTCGCCTTGTGCATCTCTCTTGGATATGACATTACTTTTTCACTTCCTGTTACGTTTGGTGCAAACTTATTTTTTTGCACAACCCAATACGTGCAAGCTCAGGTTTAAACTTATCCATACAGCTGAACAGATGTTCTATAGAATTTGAGCCGTTCCAAGCAAAGATAAAGCAAGAGTAAACCTAAAACCGCTTCAGAATTATTTTTGAGAAAATATCAGCCAAAAAACCTTCGCACATTCAGGCAATCAGCGAAAAAGGGAATTACCGCTGATGGCATCACAAACACAAAACCCCTCTCTGAGACCGATAGACCCCACCTGGGACATGATGCATCAGCGAAGAAACACCCTTTTTTATGGTGCTGGAGTAAACTTGTGGAAAGCCCCAGCGGACTCAGCCTCTTTACGTGCAAACCCGGTATCCCGTCGCCTTGCCCAACCTTCTTTGCCGATGACAATTGGAGTTGGAGCGGGAGCTGAATCGTTCTTGCGTGGCGGACGGTTCGTGTTTGCGGGTTTCTTGCTGTGCTTAGAGAAACATTCCTTACAGTAAACAGGCTTGCCTTCAGTCGGCTTGAATGGAACCAACGCAATTTTTCCACAGTCAGTGCATTTTGCTTCAAACATTGTTTTCTGCGACATCTTTTCACCTCGATTAAATTGACAGGTAATTGAAAAGCAATTATTTCAATTATCATCCCAGCAGAGAAGACGCGGCAAACTTAAAGGTTATCATCCTGTTCAACAAAAAACCTCATGCATTGAACAAAAGCACAATCAAACTAGCTCTCCAAAACAGCCAAAATCATGCAGATTCTACAAACTGCACATTCAGCACAGCCAACGTCGCCAAAAATGCTTCTTCAGTCCGCACCGTTTCGGTTCCCTGCCCAGGCACCGTGTTTAAAACATAATTCACCAAGTCATTCAAGTTTACGCCTTCATCACGCGCAATTTCATGCAGCCCCTTTGAGGGGGCTCCGAACAGAACAAGGATGCTTTGGGCTTTTTTCCAACTCACATGAAGCCGCGCGGCGGCGTCTTGAAGCCGAGTTGCAAACTTGGAGGTGCCCAGAGTTAGGTCGAATTTTCTTCGTTTAAGTAACTCAACAAGACCACCCTTCACCACTGAAACTGTGTAACCCCAGTAGTCAGGCGCTGCTTCACGGTCAGCAACTTGAACCTCCACGGGAGCAACCGTTTTGATGACCTGCACAGTTAAACGTTTGTCAAGGGCAGCCTGCACGTTTGGAAGCAAAACCAGTTTTTCCACGCCGATGTCCACCAAGGTGCCCGCTTTTGATTTGGAAACAGCCACGCCTTCACGAAACTCACCCATCCGCAAATCACGAAGCTTACTTTGTAGCGGATGATGCGGCGTACGTAAAGGCGGCAAAATCCCCGCGTACTGCAATTCAGGTTGCAACCCAAAAAGGCGCTTGCGCAGATACTGGGGCGTCTCCATGTAACGCAGCAAAAGCGCAATCAGGTCCAAGTCACGGCTCTGATTGGCTTTGAGGTCGTCAACGTAAACGATGATTTCGTCCACGCGGAATATCGCGGCGGCGCGTCCGATGAAGCCGATTTTGGAGGTTTTTTCGCGCAGGTGCGGTGTGTCGGCTATAAATGAGGCGGGAATTGCTACAGCCAACCGATGCTTTGCCATGTTTATCACGTACATCTGAGCGAAGCAGACGTCCAGATTATAGATTCAAAAACCAAATATAAATCTACAGAGATTGTGTTCGTGGAGATACCGTTGACAAGTTCGATTCTTGACGATTTGGCAGGTATGCAGAAGATCGACAAACAAAACGCGGTCGACTTCTACGTTAAAGCCGCCAGCCACTACAGGGAATCAGCCGCGAACGCAGCAAAAATAAAACCGGATTATCCAACGCCTGAAAACGTGATTTTGGCGGGTATGGGCGGCTCCGCAATAGGCGGCGAACTGCTCAAAGATTACACGCGCGCCACCATCAAGGTGCCTATAGAAATCAGCCGTGAATATCACCTGCCCGCGTATGCAGACGAGAAAAGCCTCGTGGTTTTGGCGAGTTACTCGGGCGACACCGAGGAAACGCTCAGCAGCTTTGTGGATGCCCTCCGCCGGGGATGCATGGTTTTCTGTGTGAGTTCAGGCGGCAAACTCATCAAATACGCCCAGAAACTTAACGTGCCCCATCTGCAGGTGCGTGCAGATATGCCGCCGCGTTCCGCTATGCCTCACATGTTCATGCCTCTGCTGTCATGCATGGAAAAGCTGGGTATGATACCCGATTTTTCTGCAGAGTTCACAGAGACCGTATCGCTTTTGGAAAAAATAAGTGCCGAGAATGAACCAAGCAAACCCGCCAGCAACAACTTTGCCAAGACATTGGCATTGAACCTGAATGGCGTCACCCCAGTGGTTTATGGGTTTGGCATCTATCGTGGCGCATCGTTACGCTACAAACAGCAAATTAACGAAAATGCTAAGATGCCCGCCAAATGTGAAAGCTTTAGCGAACTAAATCACAACGAGACTATGGGTTGGGAAGGCGCCAAAGAACTCGCCAAAAACTTTGGGGTGGTTTTTCTGCGTGACAAAGCCGAGCCAGTTGAGATTACTAGCCGCATCGAAACCACCAAAGCTTTGATGCAGCCTTCGATGCAGAAGATGTTTGAGGTTTGGGCGCAGGGAGAAAGCTGCCTTGCCAAGATGCTCAGCACCATTCTGGTGGGTGACTTCACCAGCATCTACCTTGCTATGCTTCGCAACGTGGATCCCACTCCAGTGGACACGGTTACGGTGATGAAGGAAAAAATCGAGCAAAACGGCGTAAAACAAAAAATCCTTCAGGAACTGGAAAAGTTCGCAAAATAGTCGCCGCAGCCGCAGGTTTAGGCTTTGGAAAAGCTTAACCGCTGAAGCGTGAATAGAAATGTGAGTTGGATGGAAACCATGCGTGGGAGTCACATTTCGAGTTCCCGCTTGTTTCTGTATTTAGGAATTGCACTTGTCGCAATAGCGGTTGTTTTGTTTCCAACGCGGATTCCCCTTCAGGCTCAACCCAGAGATGTAGACTACTTCGGGGTGGGGTGGCTTTTTGCACCCATAGTCGGCGTCTGGGGATTAGCAAGCGTTGTTCTGGGGCTGGTGCAGTCTTCGGCGCCTAAAAGAAAAATCGAAAGTTACCTTTTGCCTCTTTTGGCATTTGTCAGCGTCAGCTTGGCATACGCCGCTTATTTGGCGGTGTTTTTTGGTTCAGGCATAGGGTTAAGCGTTGGAAGAGGCGAACCGTTTTTCTGGCTATACTTCGGCTTGATTCTTGCCCCCAGCCTACTAATGTATGCTTCCGCGGGGAAGTATCTGCGGACAAAAACAGAAACAGGTGTTATTTTCGGAAACAAAAAATTGAGGACAGCCGCGTTTGTGTTGCTGGCTGCGGTGCCCTTGTCTTACACGGGCGGGTTCTTTCTTTTGATGCTGCTGCTTTAGCAGTTAAGCGTTTTGAGCGATGAATTGCTGGAAGACTTCTTCAGCAGCTTCCAACGCCAAAAGCTTGGGCGGATGCTTAAACCCATAAGCGCAGACCGCTTCCACAGGGCCTTTCTGTTTCTTGTTCAACGCCAGCTTGACTGCTCGGACAACATCCAAGAGGACGCTGCCAGCGTTGGGGGCGTCAACGGTGCTGAATTTGAGGTCTATGCGCATGGGGGCACCGCAGAAGTATGACCCGCTTATCCAGAAGTAACTGTCCCGTTTGTTCTGCAAGAAATCCACGTAGTCCGTGCTGCCAGCCACAACCTCAGTCTTGTAGGGCAACGAAGAAGCAACGGCTTCAGTTTTGATGTTGCGTTTCACGTCGCGTGTGCGTTCCATGGTGTCAAGGGATTCGGTTCCGCCGCCCACATCTAACTGGTAGGTTTCGTCGATTTTTACGCCGTTTTTGCTCAGCAACTGCAGCAGGGTCTTGTGCAAGGCGGTGGAGCCCACTTGGTCCACAAGGTCGTCGCCCACAAGGGGCAAACCCGCCTCCTCAAACCGGTTAGCCCACGAGGAGTTGCTGGCGATGAAGTTGGGGGTGACGTTTATGAAGCCGCATCCTGCCGCGATAGCTTGCTCAGCGTAGAATTCGGAGGCTTTGGCTGCGCCGCTGGGCAGCAGGTTAACCGCGATTTCTGCGCCTGCTTGCTTCAAAACGGAGGCAACATCGCAGTCGGGGGCGCTGCTTAATTCGACGACTGTTTTGGCTGAGTCGCCCACGCCGTCCAACAGGGGACCTTTCTGCACGGTTACGCCCGTGGAGGGGACTTCGGCTGCTTTGGGGGTGTTGTTTGGTGGGGCAAACAGGGCTTGGGCGAGGTCTTTGCCGACTTTGCGTTCGTCTACGTCAAATGCCGCGACGACTTCTATGTCGGTTGGTGTTAAGCCGCCTAAGCTGGGGTTTCGCAGCCCATTCATGCCTGTTTTGCTGTAATATTGGAGTCCTTGGATTAAGGCTGAAGCGCAGTTTCCTACGCCGATTAATGCAACTTTAGTTTTGGGCATTCTTCGCCACCTTCGGGGTTTTCTTATTCACGTTTGCCTATAAAAGGCTACGCTGCAAAACTCCGAGCAAAAGAACGGGCAGACGCGCAGTTCACAGGGAAGGTTAGGGTTAAATCTGAACAAGTTTGGTTGAAACTATTTATAACAGGCTAAAACCTTCTTAAGGAAAGACGTTAAGGCGAAAAAAGATGAAGCAGAAAACCGCAATAATAGTCACATGCCTGCTGTGCCTCTCAACGCTTTTTGTGGCTGCTTTAACGGTGAACGCAGCAATTCCCACAGAAGTAGATGGACAAATAACAGATTCAACCACGCCAACCCCCACAGCTACACCCCAACCGTCAGAATCAGATGCCCCAGACCCAATCTACTACGTAATCGCCGCCATATTCACCGCCATCGTGCTGGCTGCAGTAATCTCAGCGTTGCGACGCAAAAACCAAAATTAATCAGGGTTCAAGAGTTTACTGCTAACAAAGTTTGTTATATACTTGCACACGCATACTTTCTCAAGGTGGGGAAACTGAAATGAAGGTTTTCAAAAAACCTGGACCAGTCAACACCGATGCGGTTGCAGAAATCGCGGCAGCCGCTGCGGGGAGGGTTGACTGCATCGTGGTGGCGTCCATCACAGGAAGCAGCGTCCTAAAAGTTGCCCAGAAAATTAAGGGCAAAGAAGTAGTCTGCGTCACTTGCCCGCAAGGCATGTACTGGCAAGTCAAAGAAATGAGAGAGGATTTGTTTGCGGAAATTCCCGAGCTAAAAGACCAACGGGACGAATGGATAAGGAAAGGGTTGGAAAAGGTCCCCATGTACTTGACGCCCGAGAACAAAATTAAACTGCAGCAACTTGGCGTGCAGATTGTCCAAGGAACCATCCCGCTTTTTGGCCCCAGCTTCTCCATGAGAATGCACCTGCAAAAGACAACGGCATTGGATGTGATGGCAAAGACGCTGGAGCTGATTTCCACGGGAACGCTTGTTTGTTTGGAAACGGTGCTGATGGCAACTGACGCAGGGATAATACCGGAGCAAAAGAGGGTTTTGGCGTGCGCAGGCACAGAAATAGGTTTGGACACCGCGTGGATAACAAGAAACTGCCCTTCAGCCCAACTCTTCCACCCCACCGAAGGCTTCCGATTTCTAGAATGCTTAGCTAAACCCGAGCTTGCACAAATTCCACGCATCAACACAAAATACCTAAGCTAAAACGAACCACCCAAAAAACACGTAGACAGGGGTTTGGGAGAAAGGTAGGCTACCCCCATGGTTAAGTCTTAAAACTAGGTCTTTTCAGTTTTGATGCTGGAACCTCTGCTTTCTCGTGAAAGTATAGCGCCAAGCAAGATGGGTATGGCAAGGAATACTGCTGTGAGGGCCGTTTGAGGGAATTCTGGAATCGTAGGTGAAGAGTTAGGTTCTATTGCTGATTGTTGGGTTGGGGTGGTGGTTGATTCTTCAACTATGAAGGTGTAGGGAGATGTTGTTATGTTGAAGAACAGGTGGTCGGGAGGATACACAGTTGAATGGTATAAGCTTGCGTTTATTGTGATTTCGTGATAACCCTTCTCCAAGTGGGAAATGTTCACTGAATATGAAAAGGATGGATTAATGGTAAAATTGTTTTCGGGTCTTTGATAAAAGACGTCAGTAGCCGATTGATTGGGCGTAACTTCTACGAATGGTCCATCGTCTATGCTGTAAGCGTAGTATCCATTCAATGCTCGAGGGATATCGAAGAAGGGGAATCTTGGATACTCTGTCCAGGTTATGTTGAAGTTTAGAGGCAGTGTATCAATGTAACCTGTTTTGTCATTGGGACTGTTCATTGTTATGTAGAAGGAGCAGTAGTTCAGACTAGAATTCGTTCCATAGTATCCTCTTCCGTAGAAATGGGTTACTTGGGCATTAGCCACGGATGAATAAAGTCCCATGACAAAGATTGTTACAAGCACTGATGCGATTATTCTTACCCAAGTGCTCATGCTTTCTATAAAGTTAGGATTAACCTAAAAGCCTGTTTGTAAAAGTTTCTTGTGTCAAAAACCTGCACACCCAAACGTTCTGTCTGCAACAAAAACATGAACCTATTTGCCGCCTATTAGCATCCAAATAACAATTCATTGCAGAACCTATAGAGGGGTAGGTCGAGGCGGAGGCTTCGGCAGGAAAAACGGGAGGGGAAGGGGTCTACCAGAAACGTAGCTGACCTACCTCAACAACCGACCAATCAGGACAAAATCAACGACAAAAGCACTAGTAAACTTTAATTTCCGACTCGCGGTTAAGCAATGAAAAGGTTGGCTGAAATTGAGCGACAACGTCAAATGCGACAAAACAGTCTGTGACAAGTTCACAGCCATCAACGAGTTAGCCCGCAGACGCGGCTTTTACTGGAACAGTTACGAGATTTACGGCGGAGCAGGCGGATTCGTCACCTACGGCCCATTGGGCACCCGCCTTAAGCAAAACATCGAAAACAAACTCCGCGAACTCTTCGTCAAACAAACAGGCATCCTAGAAATGGAGTCCAGCGTAATCACCCCCGGCAAAGTGTTCGAAGCCTCAGGACACGTAGACCACTTCAAAGAACCCATGGTGGAATGCCTCAAATGCAACAAACGCTTCC is a window encoding:
- a CDS encoding CxxC-x17-CxxC domain-containing protein; translation: MSYPREMHKATCSDCGKECEVPFKPDGSRPVYCRECYAKRRPPRRY
- a CDS encoding CxxC-x17-CxxC domain-containing protein, whose translation is MSQKTMFEAKCTDCGKIALVPFKPTEGKPVYCKECFSKHSKKPANTNRPPRKNDSAPAPTPIVIGKEGWARRRDTGFARKEAESAGAFHKFTPAP
- a CDS encoding putative RNA uridine N3 methyltransferase, with product MAKHRLAVAIPASFIADTPHLREKTSKIGFIGRAAAIFRVDEIIVYVDDLKANQSRDLDLIALLLRYMETPQYLRKRLFGLQPELQYAGILPPLRTPHHPLQSKLRDLRMGEFREGVAVSKSKAGTLVDIGVEKLVLLPNVQAALDKRLTVQVIKTVAPVEVQVADREAAPDYWGYTVSVVKGGLVELLKRRKFDLTLGTSKFATRLQDAAARLHVSWKKAQSILVLFGAPSKGLHEIARDEGVNLNDLVNYVLNTVPGQGTETVRTEEAFLATLAVLNVQFVESA
- a CDS encoding bifunctional phosphoglucose/phosphomannose isomerase; this encodes MTSSILDDLAGMQKIDKQNAVDFYVKAASHYRESAANAAKIKPDYPTPENVILAGMGGSAIGGELLKDYTRATIKVPIEISREYHLPAYADEKSLVVLASYSGDTEETLSSFVDALRRGCMVFCVSSGGKLIKYAQKLNVPHLQVRADMPPRSAMPHMFMPLLSCMEKLGMIPDFSAEFTETVSLLEKISAENEPSKPASNNFAKTLALNLNGVTPVVYGFGIYRGASLRYKQQINENAKMPAKCESFSELNHNETMGWEGAKELAKNFGVVFLRDKAEPVEITSRIETTKALMQPSMQKMFEVWAQGESCLAKMLSTILVGDFTSIYLAMLRNVDPTPVDTVTVMKEKIEQNGVKQKILQELEKFAK
- a CDS encoding inositol-3-phosphate synthase; the encoded protein is MPKTKVALIGVGNCASALIQGLQYYSKTGMNGLRNPSLGGLTPTDIEVVAAFDVDERKVGKDLAQALFAPPNNTPKAAEVPSTGVTVQKGPLLDGVGDSAKTVVELSSAPDCDVASVLKQAGAEIAVNLLPSGAAKASEFYAEQAIAAGCGFINVTPNFIASNSSWANRFEEAGLPLVGDDLVDQVGSTALHKTLLQLLSKNGVKIDETYQLDVGGGTESLDTMERTRDVKRNIKTEAVASSLPYKTEVVAGSTDYVDFLQNKRDSYFWISGSYFCGAPMRIDLKFSTVDAPNAGSVLLDVVRAVKLALNKKQKGPVEAVCAYGFKHPPKLLALEAAEEVFQQFIAQNA